One segment of Corynebacterium caspium DSM 44850 DNA contains the following:
- a CDS encoding DUF3117 domain-containing protein produces MAAMKPRTGSGPMEAVEESRKIVMRIPSDGGGRLVIELTHEEAAELGALLTEAATS; encoded by the coding sequence ATGGCAGCGATGAAACCTCGCACTGGTAGCGGTCCGATGGAAGCAGTTGAGGAAAGCCGCAAGATTGTTATGCGAATTCCCTCGGACGGCGGTGGGCGTTTGGTCATCGAGCTAACTCATGAGGAAGCTGCCGAATTGGGAGCTTTGCTTACTGAGGCAGCAACTAGTTAA
- a CDS encoding amino acid permease: MVKFKGHKDIAAPAKFRSEELSQGLRIRHLTMMGLGSAIGAGLFLGTGVGIRTAGPAIIIAYAITGAITVLIMQMLGEMVAARPSSGSFSDYADQAFGRWAGFAVGWLYWFMMVMIMGAEMTGAAAIMGTWFGVEPWVPALVSVSILAIVNLVSVRGFGEFEFWFAFIKVAIIIFFLAVGTLLILGLLPGHRFIGTENFLGNGFMPNGISGVAAGLLAVAFAFGGIEMVTIAAAESEDPQRSIHTAVKSIIWRIGIFYIGSVLVIAFLLPYDLIRGANSAADSPFTMVLEMAGIPAVTGLMEVIIVLALLSAFNAQLYGSSRLCYSLARQHNAPAIFRQVNHRAVPFAAVVLSVIMAFTSVLLQWWNPAGLLDFLLSSIGGCLVVIWISIISSHLKLHPQLVASGELTKVRMRGYPWLPIGTLIAVFGIVILMLADPNARFQVFSVAVLISTLLIITAITMSFTRREGHVSTMLTVHDHSETTDK; the protein is encoded by the coding sequence ATGGTGAAATTTAAAGGCCACAAAGACATCGCTGCTCCTGCTAAATTCCGCAGTGAAGAACTCAGCCAAGGATTGCGGATAAGACATTTAACAATGATGGGCTTGGGCTCAGCCATTGGGGCCGGGCTCTTCCTGGGCACCGGGGTAGGCATTAGAACTGCTGGTCCAGCCATTATTATTGCCTATGCCATAACTGGTGCTATCACCGTGCTAATAATGCAAATGCTTGGCGAAATGGTGGCTGCAAGGCCTTCTTCTGGCTCATTTTCTGATTATGCCGACCAAGCCTTTGGGCGCTGGGCTGGCTTTGCAGTGGGTTGGTTGTACTGGTTCATGATGGTGATGATCATGGGTGCAGAAATGACTGGTGCAGCTGCGATTATGGGCACCTGGTTTGGGGTAGAACCATGGGTCCCGGCTTTAGTTTCGGTGTCAATTTTAGCAATCGTGAACCTAGTTTCCGTACGCGGCTTTGGCGAATTTGAATTCTGGTTTGCCTTTATCAAAGTAGCCATCATCATTTTCTTCCTAGCAGTTGGAACCCTTTTGATCCTGGGCTTATTACCAGGACATAGGTTCATCGGTACCGAAAATTTCTTAGGCAACGGGTTTATGCCAAATGGTATTTCTGGAGTAGCCGCTGGTTTACTCGCAGTGGCCTTCGCCTTTGGCGGCATCGAGATGGTCACCATTGCTGCTGCAGAATCAGAAGATCCGCAACGCTCCATCCATACCGCAGTAAAATCTATTATTTGGCGCATAGGCATCTTCTATATCGGCTCAGTGCTAGTAATTGCTTTCCTCCTACCCTATGACCTCATCCGGGGAGCTAATTCAGCCGCAGATTCCCCTTTTACCATGGTCTTAGAAATGGCTGGAATTCCAGCGGTTACCGGGCTTATGGAAGTAATCATTGTGCTGGCGCTACTTTCGGCCTTTAATGCGCAACTCTACGGTTCTTCACGCCTGTGCTATTCGCTAGCGCGGCAACATAATGCTCCAGCTATTTTCCGACAGGTTAATCACCGGGCAGTACCTTTTGCAGCCGTCGTGCTTTCAGTAATTATGGCCTTTACTTCAGTCTTATTGCAGTGGTGGAATCCAGCTGGCTTATTAGATTTCTTGCTCAGCTCCATTGGCGGCTGCTTGGTAGTAATTTGGATTTCAATAATCTCTAGCCATCTCAAATTGCACCCCCAATTAGTGGCTAGTGGAGAACTTACAAAAGTGCGGATGCGCGGCTATCCATGGCTTCCGATTGGCACCCTGATTGCTGTTTTTGGAATCGTAATTTTGATGTTAGCCGACCCAAATGCCCGTTTTCAGGTATTCAGCGTGGCAGTTTTGATTTCAACGCTTTTAATTATTACTGCCATCACTATGTCCTTTACTCGTAGAGAAGGTCACGTATCGACTATGTTA
- a CDS encoding TIGR00730 family Rossman fold protein, which produces MSENKVDPYSSPRQLRGPVLVRPKSKSDSTYDYRLLAPSKNTEWMHDDTWRTLRIQAEFVSAFDALATLPPAVTVFGSARVDQDSPVYAQGLELGAELAKNGFAVVTGGGPGLMEAPNRGCSEAGGLSVGLGIELPHEQHLNPWVDLGVNFRYFFVRKVMLLKYSRGFICLPGGFGTLDELFEVLCLVQNSKMNNYPIVLLGSDFWAGLVDWLQQRLVGEGLIDAADMDIFLLTDSVSEAVEHIMRFQPRNPEVNGAC; this is translated from the coding sequence ATGTCTGAAAACAAAGTTGATCCTTATAGTTCTCCGCGCCAACTTCGGGGCCCAGTATTGGTTAGGCCTAAATCTAAATCAGATTCAACTTATGATTATCGCCTTTTAGCACCGAGTAAAAATACCGAATGGATGCACGATGATACCTGGCGCACCCTGCGTATTCAGGCGGAATTTGTGTCTGCTTTCGACGCTTTAGCCACTTTGCCTCCTGCGGTTACTGTTTTTGGTTCGGCGCGGGTGGATCAGGATTCACCGGTTTATGCCCAGGGTCTGGAATTAGGAGCCGAGCTTGCCAAGAATGGTTTTGCTGTAGTTACTGGGGGTGGTCCTGGGTTGATGGAAGCCCCTAATCGGGGGTGTAGTGAAGCTGGAGGGCTTTCTGTTGGCTTAGGCATTGAACTACCTCATGAGCAACATTTGAACCCGTGGGTAGACCTTGGGGTCAATTTCCGTTACTTTTTTGTGCGCAAAGTAATGTTGTTGAAATATTCTCGCGGCTTTATTTGTCTCCCCGGTGGTTTTGGCACTTTAGATGAACTCTTTGAAGTGCTGTGTTTGGTCCAAAATTCTAAAATGAATAACTATCCGATTGTATTATTAGGTAGTGATTTTTGGGCTGGTTTAGTTGATTGGCTGCAGCAACGTTTAGTAGGTGAGGGCCTAATTGATGCAGCAGATATGGATATTTTCTTACTTACAGATTCCGTAAGCGAGGCAGTGGAGCATATTATGCGTTTTCAACCGCGAAACCCAGAGGTTAACGGCGCCTGTTAA